From the genome of Sphingobacterium sp. UGAL515B_05:
TTTTCTAATTTACGTTACTAATTGATTTATTTGTTGTTGGTGTCTAATTATACAGCAAAGAGAATAATTAGGTAAATCAATTAAATTAGAAAAAATGAAAAATAAAATTATTGGCACTACTACAATGAAAAAATATCTAACTTCCTTATTCCTCTTCATGTTAATGCTAGGAAAGCTACATGGACAGACAGATTTTACGAAACCTGAAGATACACTCACCATTTTGGAGCATCCCTCATCGTTTAGTGATTTGATTAAGCAGTTTAAAGGGAAGGTTATTTATATAGATATCATGGCCTCATGGTGCAAACCATGTATTCAGGAACTTAAAATTTCTAAAGGACTTGATCAGTTTTTCGCTAAGGAAAATATAGTCAAACTTTATATTAGTATCGACAATTTTGGACAGACAGATAAAGCGATAGAAATTCTAAAAACCGAGAACATCAAAGGATATTTTGTAACATACCAGGCTCCGGACGGAAAACCTAATCAATTTGCAACGGATTTGGAAAACCTACTTTTATTCGACAACAAAAAACAATTTAGAGGTATACCCATTTATGCAATAGTTGATAAACAAGGAACACTGATTACCAATGATGCAAAAAGACCAAGTTCCGGAGAAGAACTTAAAAAACAGTTGCAAAAGACAAATAATTCGCACAATTAACCAGAGCAACCTAGCTTTTTTACTTTTTCATATCTCATCTTCAAACAATACTGCAAAGATAAAGCATACTTTGGAAAAAGATGATTCAACATCATATTCGCCTGTTTATGACATAAATATGAGTTAACAAAAAGCTAAAGTTATTGATTATAATAAAAAATACATCTGGAATAACTAGTATAAATTTTTGCTATCTTGTTGTTTAACATGAGAAAAGTATTATTTACCCTAATTTCTTGTTGCGGGAGTGTAAACTGAACTGTGTCATTGGATAATTAACCAAAATCTAAAAGCCTCTATCAAGTTTGAGCCTATCCCCAAATTTAATGTAAAGTTGGGATATGGTCAAGCCGCAGTTATGCACTGGCATTGTCCACTTTTTAGAGATGTCCTTTATTATAAGAAACATCAGCTTCATAAGAGCCTGCTCAGAACTGAATGCACCTTTAGACTTCCTTATTTTTCGGATCTGACGGTGCATTCCTTCAATAGGATTAGTCTCTCTGGATCTCAAGATCTGGCTTATTGAGCTCATTTACTTTTTATTAATAACTGCAGGAGGGTACTCCTCCCGCAATTGTTCTTCTTCGAACACAATAATATTCCCCATTATACCCCCCAATATGCCCTACACGCAGCGAAGAATGATCCGCAACTGCCAGCAGTCTATATGACTGTTAGTTTTTATTATGTTTTTGCAACCAGGAAGAATTCGCCACTTGCGGGAACAAGATTGTCTGTTCTGCCCTTGAAATATTTTTCTATCATATCTTTTGTTGAAACG
Proteins encoded in this window:
- a CDS encoding TlpA family protein disulfide reductase, with protein sequence MKNKIIGTTTMKKYLTSLFLFMLMLGKLHGQTDFTKPEDTLTILEHPSSFSDLIKQFKGKVIYIDIMASWCKPCIQELKISKGLDQFFAKENIVKLYISIDNFGQTDKAIEILKTENIKGYFVTYQAPDGKPNQFATDLENLLLFDNKKQFRGIPIYAIVDKQGTLITNDAKRPSSGEELKKQLQKTNNSHN
- a CDS encoding transposase — encoded protein: MSSISQILRSRETNPIEGMHRQIRKIRKSKGAFSSEQALMKLMFLIIKDISKKWTMPVHNCGLTISQLYIKFGDRLKLDRGF